The sequence atgttgatgagTTGTTGTATATGGGTAGTATTTTTATGATGAAAGATAACTTTAAATTTTCTATgatgaaataatttgagatgttagATGTAGGCCTAATACAATGTTTCAAGGCACGTAGGTTTATCAAATGATGGAATTTTCCTTTGTCAAACAAAATATgtcaaagatatgttgaagaagtttgatatGTAGATGGAATAACTTATGGACTTGTAGTTGGGAGTTTGATTTTCTAATTCACTCTAGGCCTAATATTGCATATTTTGTTTCTCTTGTTTCGAGGTATAAGATAGTCTTATAAATTAAGTATGGAGGCTACAAAAAGAATATTGAGTATGTCAAATGAACTCTAAATTTTGGAATTCATTACTATAGTTCTAAAGGATTTAATCTAGTTGGTTTCAGTGATTCTGATTGAGCGGGTAGTATGGAGGACCAAAAAAATACTTTCAACAATTATCTTACTATTGGTTTGGGTTTGATTTTCTAACAAATCATTATTTTCGTTTCTTTTATAGAAGCCAAAGATGTTGCAATAACATCTACAAGTACTTAAGCATTGTGTCTTAGGAAATTTCTTGAAAAAATAGGTTGAAACCAACTTCAACCTATAATGATCTTTTGCTATAATATGAGCACAATGAGGTTGGTAAAAAATATTGTGCATCATAGCAAAACTGAGCATTTTCatctaaaatattattttaaattagagACTTGGCACAAAAGAAAGTGGTAGAACTCTAGTATATCAAAACTACTGAACAAGTTGTAGACATTTTTACTAGGGTTATTTCCAAGGTCTTgctagggtatgtgcaggatcatggtgggccaaacagacccttaagtggcaatgaaaattagaaaaatatgcttAGGCAACTTAACgtaaaaaatttgaataagttaccaaaattatttcaaaaatatgtaagaatagaatctatagaaaattgaatgtagtttctaagctactagttgttttctacaAAAAATAAGATCTATttgataaaaattcaaaaatccaatgcattagtactaaaatttcaagaaaaagtaaagaatcaagtgtctgtctgaccaccctaaccacaatcagatCATAatgtttttttataagattttagatataagtagaagactcatgtctggatgtgacacatattttttcatatttttttttaaataaataatggattatgatttttttactacagctttgtaaaaatataaaaactcatatgtctaaccaccataacttggtcaaaactttatgaaattcaattttattttttttaatcctatattaTATGAAGTAtaaaatgtgacacatgttttggattcaaaaaagaTGATacaatttgaaagttatagatatttttcaattatcctatcaatcaggactttagttagaatattgccactttttggcccctcatgatcctgcacatacccgctATGATCATCCTTGTACCTATGATCTTGATCCACTTAAATGTGAAATCAAAACATTTTAGCCAACTCCCGCAAGTTTACACTTGGTCTCAAGCTCATTATGCACAAATCTTTAAAATTTGATCTTATGTTCATATCTTAAAAGACATCAATTTGTATCATGTTGTACACACACAAACAAAAATATATCTTTAAATAGAAGGATATTCAAGATAAATCAATTGCATTTACACATATTAACACATGTGAATCACCTATCAATCATTTAAGAATTTTGTGTACATGTTTAGAGTGTGCTATATGTCAGCGTAATTATAAATATTGCTAACTTGATAGAAAAAAATTGAGTGTTTTAGAGAATATTATtgtttagacgtctacattttgagAGCTTAGAATGCAAGTTCCAAAAATCATCAAAGATTGAGTTCATAGATATAAAGCATGTTTGTAGCTACAAACCATATCCAAGAAAAGAATGTTAGTCCAATACAACACAAGGGAGAATATTATAATCGTGATTTGTATGTGGGAACATCTAAAGAACTTCTAGATTCTATGATGCATAAATTGCATTATCTTCATCAATTGACACACAttcttcaatcaaaaagataaacaATCCCCCTCTTCATATATTATTTTACAACTTAATTGTACTTTTTATCTAATATTACCTTAACTAATCTATTCTAAAAACTCAACTAATCTAAATTCATTTATGAATAAATTAACCTAATTCAAAACCATTTGTTTCCTTTTCAGACTTCAATAACAATCGCAGttcaattttaaatattttgcTTGAATTTCTAAACATTGTTAGAGGCTAAAATGGTCAACACGGTAAATAACCCTTTATATTTAACGAAAAAAACTAATAGCCCTCAAAATTGACCATTTACAAGATGCTTACGGCACAACGACCCATTTTCATAATTACAGGAAAAGATAGTGGACCACTAACATAAATTGGCAACCACTAAGGAAGGAAATGATGAATTCCAGTCGGTGACCTAGCCACTTGGCGTGCACTTTGTATGAGATATAATTCATGAAATTGATTCAGCAATggacaaatattaaaataatactatCGGGCTGGCAGTTTGGAATCTTATAGAGATAAAAACAGAGACAGAGAGTTGGTTCCTACTTGAACTCTTTGACTTCTGATGGAGTCAATGCTTAAATATGCAACAAACAGTTTTATTGATGGAATTCCAAGTCTTGTTTTTATGTATGGGTAACAAATTCAACTCTCATCTTGTTTGGAATGGATTATAAATAAGGAACGTCATATAAACTAAAACCATTCCTGGATTGGATATATCAGGCCTTTGATTCTCTTTCCTTTCTGGTTAGCAATGGCTTCCTCAGTGATTGTGCCATCTTGTAGGATTTCAGTCATTTGGGCTGTTTATGGCTTTCTTGTACTCAGAAGCGTGTTTGGCGATGGGGATTTATTTAAGTCTAAAGCCGCTTACTATGGCAGTTCAGATAGTCTTGGAACTCCCAGTAAGTCAAATTATCAACTCATCCTCTCTGTCTGATGTGAACTGTGAATAATATTGTGAAATAGTTTATGAAATTCATTTCTAAATTGTGACAGATGGGTCGTGTGGATATGGTTCTTTTGGAAGAACCATAAATGGAGGACAAGTGGCTGCTGCTTCTGATTTATATAAAGATGGCATCGGATGCGGCTCCTGCTACCAGGTAACAAAGTGAAGAACCTCGAACATAACAATATAATTATCTTTACTGCAAGTAATTGATGTCTAGCCAATGCATATGATTTACATTTTTATGAATGATCATACAATTATTATTAGGATGAGATGGTTATAAAAGagaaatttattaatattttggatCATTTGTTTCAATCCATAATCAAGATGAGATATCTAGAAAAGAGATGTTTCAGATTATGCTTTATGATTCATAGCAAGGATAATATAGAGAAGATTGGGTATGATTGGTAGTAagaaaaatttacaaaattaaatcTAATACTGTGAAGCTAATATTCTACAATTCATGATTAGAATGAGATAGTCAAAGAAGAGAACATTATTAATGTTATGGATCAGAAATCATAATTCATCGTCAAGATGAGATAGCCAAACAAGAGAGACATTTCAGATCATACTCTATGATTCAATGAAtcatatgaaatagaagaagaagagagatgtttTAAATCATACTCCTTGATCTGTAATCAGAATATAATAGAAAAAAGTATTATACAAAGCGTCTCTGTATATCTCTTCATGATGATGTATCATATATGATCTATTGATGAAGGACATGAACAATAGATATTTTATGTCTTTAATTGTAAGGTTTCTAATCAGATAATTGGCATGAATTTGTAATGGGATGAACTGAAACAGATAACCTGCACAAATGAGAAGCTTTGCACACAGGAGGGAATAACAATCGTTGTGACAGACTACGGCAAAGGCAACGGAACCGAATTCATTCTGAGCTCCACTGCATACTCTAAGCTAGCCAAGCCTGGCAAAGCTAAACAATTAATATCTCTGGGTGTGGTGGACATCGAATACAAAGGGTGGGTTGTGTTTTACTTAGCCTATTAATTCATCAAAGCTCAATGTAACATACAGTGGTATGATCCGAAATTGATGAGCCCTgtttctatattttttaaattgcaAAATGCAGAGTATCTTGCAAATATCCCGGTTACAATCTGATGATCAAGATTGACGAGAGCAGCAATTTTCCTGACTATCTGGCAATACAATTTTGGTATCAGGGAGGCCAAAAGGACATTTTATCAATAGAACTTTTCCAGGTATTCAAGGCTTTGAATTGGTTTTCCAATGATTTAGTCAAACAAAATGTCTAGCATTAAATTGTAATCATCTGTGGTAGAGAATTTTTTTGGAAGAGCCTATAGAACAGGTAATTGTGGTTAACATGCTGGTTTTCTACTTGAGACCCAGTAGCATAATTTTTCGTTAAACTCTTGATTATAATTCAATTATAGTCCAATTTCTTCAACAGCAATCTCATTTGCATTTGCAGGAGAAAAATGGTGAGCAAGAGACAGGAAAAGGAATGAAACGAAACCATGGCGCAGTGTGGGACGTGGTAGGCCCTCCAAAGGGCGCTCTTTGGCTGCGGTTCCTGGCAGGAGGCTACCGCAGAACCAGCTTTGAATGGATAAGGGCCGCAAATGCAATTCCAGCTAACTGGGAGGCAGGGGCACTCTATGACTCCGGCATTCAGATCAGTTAATCACATGGCTAAGTTGAAAGATATGGAGGTCACGCAGGAAAATAAAATACGCTCTGCAAGAAGCTTTGGGTTTCCAATAAATGATAGCATCTTGAAATTAGCCCAAGAACTTGCTCTTAgatattgtattttaatttattttttaaaaagcaTGTTTCAGTAGTTTTAGCCTAATTGGTGAAGTTATTGGTTTCTTTTCTTATTAGAATTTAAATATTgacaattataattaaaataaatttcacatTAATATAATCTTATTTGTTCTGttatataattttatttgtttttaacaaTAAGTATATTAAAAttcttatacatttttttttttaaaaatctaatttt is a genomic window of Cryptomeria japonica chromosome 7, Sugi_1.0, whole genome shotgun sequence containing:
- the LOC131037091 gene encoding expansin-like B1; this translates as MASSVIVPSCRISVIWAVYGFLVLRSVFGDGDLFKSKAAYYGSSDSLGTPNGSCGYGSFGRTINGGQVAAASDLYKDGIGCGSCYQITCTNEKLCTQEGITIVVTDYGKGNGTEFILSSTAYSKLAKPGKAKQLISLGVVDIEYKGVSCKYPGYNLMIKIDESSNFPDYLAIQFWYQGGQKDILSIELFQEKNGEQETGKGMKRNHGAVWDVVGPPKGALWLRFLAGGYRRTSFEWIRAANAIPANWEAGALYDSGIQIS